The following DNA comes from Miscanthus floridulus cultivar M001 chromosome 5, ASM1932011v1, whole genome shotgun sequence.
CTCGAACACGCCGGCGCTGCCCGGCGCCTGCGATGTAAGCGCCACGCGGAACACGTCGAGCGGCGCACCATGCTCGGCGTGGAGCCGGAGGCAGCAGCTCACCGTGGCCGCGGCGGCCCGTGCCGACGCCTGGCCGCGTGCGAAGTCGCGGTCGGTGAAGTCGAGGACCCGGGAGGAGGCGAGCGCGCGGAGCCACGTGCGCGCCCAGCGCCACGAGAGGGCGATGGTGCGCGCGGCGTGCTTGAGCGGGAGGCCGCGGAGGATTGAGTGTCAAAGTTTATAGGAAAAAGTCTAGATCACCCCTCACCTATAACCAGAAGTATAGTTACCGCCCTCAATTATAAAATCGGATTTTCTACCCCCTAAATTTTTCAAAACCGATCAAATAACTCCCCAGcggttttggacggtggtttgctacagtgacgattcttttgtctttttcttttttatttaattctgctgaatctttgaaaaatcatagtaaatcacagaaaaatcataaaatagaaaattcaattttgttagactccacaTAAGTAGAtttacacagtgaacatataatatggtatgctttggtACAAAGTTTTtactgtagctttagatctatgcttttctctAATCAATTTAAATAATTCATAGATGCAGCTTCTATggttcaattgtggtgaaatttttatggtgggctaattattgtatgattgaactgtagtaaaaatttcatactcattggatcatgtataacttagttatagatttatttaggtttattcTTGTTAAATCTATGTTTTATCTGTAACTTGAATAGTCCAATGAAGTTATAGATTTAACAAgaataaacctaaataaatctataactaagttatacatgatccaatgagtaagaaatttttactacagtttaatcatacaataattagcccaccataaaaatttcaccacaattggaccatagaagctgcatctatgaattatttaaattaattatagaaaagcatagatctaaagctacagcaaaaactttgtaccaaagcataccatattatatattcactgtgtagatctactcatgtggagtccaataaaattggattttccattttatgatttttctatgatttactatgatttttcaaagatttagcagaaataaataaaaaagaaaaagacaaaaccaccgtcactgtagcaaaccaccgtccaaaaccgCTGGGGGGGTTATTTGActggttttgaaaagttcagggggtagaaAATTCGATTTTATAATTGTGGGTGGTAACTAGACTTCTTGTTATAGGTGAGGGGGTGATCTAGACTTTTTCCAAAGTTTATATAAGTTTGACtttttttagtataaaatataagGGATTTGCTAAATTTCAGCTGTCTGAATTTTAGCTTTCTTTTAGGTGacggttattgcatatattttatgttaaaATTATAGTTTTAGTTCGTTGAAATTTCTATAGACACAATTTGCAATTTTGGCACCGTAcagagttgtagatctcatcgagataacgacctcaaatgaaaaaacttaaaactatgaAGTTGTAGATCTTATCAAGAgcaacaatttttatataaaaggtAACTCCATTTGGCACTGTACAAAAAAGATAAGATTTTTCTAAGACGACAAGAGCTCGTACGTGATTAATATGAATgctaaaactttatattattttttgagcatcttttTGATCTAAAATTCAAAAATCTAAAACTATAATGCAGATCCcatcgagagctacaactttcataCAGAAAGTAtctttatttgatattatataaGAAATATATTATTTTTCCAAGGTGACAAGAGCTTTACGCGATTAATGTACTGCTAaaattttgtttaatttttttgagcatcttaacaatctcaaatgaaaaactcaaaactagaaaattatagatcttgtcgagagctacaactttcatataaagATCATCTTTATCTGAGATTGTATGAAAAAGATATAACTTTTCTAAGGTTATTCCTCGCCGCGTCAGTCTGATTGGCGCAGCGCTACAGTGCTGCCATGCAAACAGAAGTGGCACGACAAGCTTTTCCACGTGAAAATTGTTATCCACCATGGTAGATCTACCGCGTCGATGCATATAGCGTGGTAGTGTGTTTGGCCATGCTAAAGACTTAGGTACGGCCAAACGAGTtcgatttaaaaataaaaaaacaacagtgTCAGATTTAAAATTTATTTTTAGAGAAGgttaaaaaaaataataataataaaatctcTCGCAAGCAGACGTTAGCGCCCAACGACACCCCAGTGCCAACATAAAGCGCGGATTCTCTTGCAGTCTTTCCAGAGAAGCCTCATGGGAATAGGATGCATCGGAGATTTGGAGTCAGTCTCTCAAGTTGCGTTGTAAAGCAGCTAGTACTGCCGGGTTTGAAAAAGCACCCAACACTCGCACGCACCATCGCACCCATCCTGACACGGAAATGCGAACGCACCACCCGAGCAAGCGCGGATCCATGGAAGAGGAGGACAGGCTGAGCAGCCTCCCCGACGACCTCCTCCACTCCATCCTCCGCTTGCTCCCGTTCAAGCACGCCGTCCGAACGAGCGCCCTCTCCCGGCGGTGGGCGCCGCAGTGGCTCCGCGCGCTCGCCTCCTCCCGGGTCCTCGACTTCACCGACCGAGACTTAGCCCGCGGCCAGCTGCCTGCCCGGGCCGCGGAGGCCACGATGCGTCGCTGCCTTAAGGTCCACGCCGAACACGGCGCGCCACTCGACGTGTTCCGCGTGGCGCTCATGTTGCCGCCAGGGTCGAGCGACGGCGTGTTCGGGCGCGATGTGGTCGGCTGGATCGCGTCCGCCGTGGCGAGGGGCGCTAGGGAGGTCGAGGTGTACCTGACACTGACACCGACACAGACATACAGGGGCCAGGTTCCGAACGCCGACGACGGAAGCGCGGAGTTCGTGGAGCTGCCTAGCGACCTGTTCGTGGCCCGGAACTCGCTGGCGCGCCTCGCGCTCGTCGGGTTCGGCCCAGCGGCGGAGCCAGGATTTCAAACTTGGCTATTCCTACTTCCACGTCAAtaaaaaaatcaattatttttaaCTGCAATGAGTGAAAATACTACAAAATATGAGCCAATTTGAGAGGCTGTTTTTTTACTGTTTTGGGCTTCAATGAGTGAAAATACTACAAAATATGgcattatacatatacatatacaagtATATACACGTATATACATAGAAGTGTGCTTAAATAGTTGGGTATTCATGGGAATACGGGGAATACCCTCTGTATCCGCCCATGGTTCAGCCTCGGTGCCGCTCCGGCCGGGCTCGCTGGTCTCCGCTCGCTCTCCCTCAACCATGTCGACTTCGCAGGCGAGGCGGTTCGTGACGTCGTGTCCAGCTGCCGGGTGCTGGAGCACCTCAGGCTGAGCAGCTCTGGGTCCTAGAGAGAGTGCGAATCGATTAGGATCGCTAGCGAGACGCTGCGGGTCCTGGAGATTGTTGGATGCATAGCTGTGAAGCAGGTCCAGGTCACCGCGCCCGCGCTCGAGTCGATCGCCTTCCACAGCGACGAGTTCTTCTGGGAGGACGCCAACGACGTCGTCTTCGACTTCGACGACGACATGCCGGCTCTGCGGGACGTGTACCTTTCTCAAATAGGCTTCGCCCACGATTCTGACGAGACCTACTTGTTATTATCTGTGGATCGATTAGGATAGATCTAGGCGGATGACACTTGGATCCGTAATAGCACATGCATATCtaaacctagaacactacaccgagagggagatagggtaaGGGTGCTGATGTTGAACCTGAGCCCTCAGAGGGAGTCGCGGTTAAGCTGGCCATCTCAGCTttagtgatggaggcagcacacgggcagcgacaggtggagtagaggttgcacggacgtcgatgcagtgcagatgaATGGcatagcagtgacgacggcgaagtcagcggagcttcccatcgctggctgcgcgccctcttagattggtctagggtttgtcggtagggtttgcggctcacggcgaacctcgtacctcgagccatcgaccccccacctctttatatagcgcagtgcgacgggggcccaccaaccatgtagggttgggcacccccgatcagggcgcatgaCCAAGGTCCAATAGGCCAttgggcttattggttgggagatcaatctaacattctcctccttgatctcactattactttcatctttaaactttaaacatcaatccttttatccttactcatt
Coding sequences within:
- the LOC136454473 gene encoding MEIOTIC F-BOX protein MOF-like translates to MRTHHPSKRGSMEEEDRLSSLPDDLLHSILRLLPFKHAVRTSALSRRWAPQWLRALASSRVLDFTDRDLARGQLPARAAEATMRRCLKVHAEHGAPLDVFRVALMLPPGSSDGVFGRDVVGWIASAVARGAREVEVYLTLTPTQTYRGQVPNADDGSAEFVELPSDLFVARNSLARLALVGIASETLRVLEIVGCIAVKQVQVTAPALESIAFHSDEFFWEDANDVVFDFDDDMPALRDVYLSQIGFAHDSDETYLLLSELQLLIASKDDYDDDLEVFTSFFQENKLPLLDRLFVRFLGHVTDASDADAAAALAGEVVDNSEHEINDKFVLDSLSFIKLVNFRGTRFEL